From Arachis stenosperma cultivar V10309 chromosome 2, arast.V10309.gnm1.PFL2, whole genome shotgun sequence, one genomic window encodes:
- the LOC130962594 gene encoding replication protein A 70 kDa DNA-binding subunit B-like — MSMSQHRGSMNQIVDRVADINPTKLGWNLVVGVVRLYELCSQSNPADVYSLEMVLQDEQGDRIHCSIPKGNIVVFKTLIRENGIYSMRNFIVKGNNNFVKTTGHKYKLNFYMKTCVSRLPSDTFHLNPFSYVPFPEIEAMVGMNRIHLLDFIGQVVGKENAQDMVTKSGQQSKCIALYLEDLEQNRMKCTLYGESVDKVISFMDKPENEPVILVAQLFKPHFYLNEVSVQNSLYASRVFFNPDIPDVVSFKNSLMKQGERASQPISHIDRQPQYSVSHELSAGAFPVKTIEEILNMTTETLCWVVGTIVSIEVGATDWFYASCKTCPRKVKENKDRYFCEYCGKVGFNPPLRYRLNVVITDGTGCVNVIIWNQEAKLIMGKPAGDMRDLSKSESTNSYPKAFDSLLERKFLFKISVGKKNISTLDQVYNVIKISDDVSLIGMYSSQASSAEIEGADPSVSNLLAISGQTDNESDGMDSVMESNSDIGLETPAKSTGVEFVSNSTIMVGMDSPDVQGSSNKTTRRGAGKRKIE, encoded by the exons ATGTCTATGAGTCAACATAGGGGTAGCATGAATCAAATTGTTGATCGTGTTGCAGATATCAATCCAACAAAGTTAGGTTGGAATTTAGTGGTTGGTGTTGTCCGTTTATACGAGTTATGCAGCCAATCCAATCCTGCTGATGTTTATAGCTTAGAGATGGTGCTGCAAGATGAACAG gGTGATCGGATACATTGTTCAATCCCAAAAGGAAATATTGTGGTATTCAAGACCTTGATACGTGAGAATGGAATATACTCGATGAGAAATTTCATTGTTAAAGGAAATAACAATTTCGTGAAGACAACGGGGCACaaatataaattgaatttttacatGAAGACATGTGTTTCACGTCTTCCCAGTGATACGTTTCATTTAAATCCTTTTAGTTACGTTCCATTCCCTGAAATTGAGGCAATGGTTGGAATGAATCGCATTCACCTGttag ATTTCATCGGTCAGGTGGTGGGTAAGGAAAATGCTCAAGATATGGTTACGAAATCCGGCCAGCAGAGTAAATGCATTGCACTTTACCTGGAGGATTTAGA GCAGAATAGGATGAAGTGCACCCTCTATGGTGAATCTGTAGATAAAGTAATTAGTTTCATGGATAAACCAGAAAACGAGCCAGTCATCTTGGTGGCACAGTTGTTTAAGCCACATTTCTACTTGAATGAAGTCAGTGTTCAAAACAGTCTTTATGCTTCTCGGGTTTTTTTCAATCCAGATATTCCTGATGTTGTATCATTTAAGAATAG CTTAATGAAACAGGGTGAGAGAGCGTCACAGCCTATTAGTCACATTGATAGGCAACCTCAATACTCTGTTAGTCATGAGCTTTCAGCCGGGGCATTTCCAGTAAAGACAATTGAGGAGATTCTTAACATGACAACT GAAACATTGTGCTGGGTTGTTGGAACAATTGTCTCCATTGAGGTTGGTGCTACAGATTGGTTTTATGCTTCGTGTAAGACTTGCCCGAGAAAAGTTAAGGAGAACAAAGATCGATATTTTTGCGAGTACTGTGGAAAAGTGGGGTTTAATCCTCCGTTGAG GTATCGGCTTAATGTTGTCATCACTGATGGAACTGGATGTGTTAATGTTATAATATGGAATCAAGAAGCCAAATTGATTATGGGAAAGCCTGCAGGTGACATGAGAGACCTGAGT AAATCTGAAAGCACTAATTCCTACCCAAAAGCTTTTGACTCACTGCTTGAGAGGAAGTTCCTTTTTAAAATATCCGttggaaagaaaaatattagtaCTCTTGACCAGGTATATAATGTAATTAAGATAAGTGATGATGTCTCACTTATTGGAATGTATAGCTCCCAAGCTTCCTCTGCAGAAATTGAG GGTGCGGATCCAAGTGTTTCAAATTTGTTGGCTATAAGTGGACAAACTGATAATGAGTCGGACGGAATG GACTCTGTAATGGAAAGTAATTCTGATATAGGGTTGGAAACTCCTGCCAAATCTACGGGTGTTGAATTTGTTTCAAATTCTACAATAATGGTTGGGATGGATAGTCCAGATGTGCAAGGTTCCAGCAACAAGACCACGAGACGTGGAGCTGGCAAACGAAAGATTGAGTGA
- the LOC130962595 gene encoding uncharacterized protein LOC130962595, which produces MSTNLVRGWNVSLTCPPYVDRLDPDYVFLDGVIYWVSCLLHEEDVDPPCIVSFSVVTFTFHKYSLPTEAHAHCLNLLIRNDKLCLATNNHDDQSYSSTIWQADAINDDIIWSKLYTFNGIGVPYIPALFVDDNLLHIMERHLPMLDMDGTVEEDNSICDDHDETHEDHAEEPHNLPPDTMLQNEREGYLDMGDPDFECEHCGARFWYDERIDRHYNSRNPKFTLCCRRGQVQLPRLQQPPEILDELFFGSDAKAIHFQNNTRTYNSMFAFTSFGGKIDRSVNNNSRGPPTFILHGQNYHLMGSLLPQEGASAKFAQLYIYDTQNEIKNRTSVVSSDKDADKWNVHIVSDIIQMLDTHNVLTKSFRLMRDVLTNNPQTNVRLKLIGKRGRDGRTYNLPSVDEVAGLVVGDFDPHTQGRDIIVETKSGELKRISELHPSYLGLQYPLLFPYGEDGWREKISLNIVNTNPNNESSYVSMRDFFAFRIQHRNLREGVLIYSRRLFQQFIVDAYSMIEASRLKYVYSKQKEFRAEIYKGLKDAILNGETEASNIGKRIILPATFTGGPRYMIQNYQDAMAICRSIGYPDLFITFTCNPQWEEIKRYCKETNLKPEDRPDVICRLFKAKLEKLIKDIHKNRIFGVSKAVIYTIEFQKRGLPHAHILLFLAAEYKYPSPEDIDKIISAEIPDPLHDPNYYEAVKHFMVHGPCGLAKKNSPCMENGQCIRHFPKKFVDFTTIDQNGYPIYRRRDDNRTIEVSGIELDNRYVVPHNRFLLLKYGAHINVEWCNQSRSIKYLFKYINKGNDRVTASFYSNSAVDRPNFIVDEIKMFHDCRYISPCESAWRIFAYDIHYRKPSVERLSFHLPDEQTVLFEDNDTLQTTVNRATIKESMFIAWFKANATYESARLLTYNEFPTHFVWKRSIRTWEPRKSAQVIGRLFFVPPSSGELYYLRMLLNIVRGPTSYEDVKTYNGVIYSSFRDACYARGLLDDDQEYVDAIEEASHWGSGHYVRKLFATLLWSNTMVRPEAVWEKSFGLLSDGILHDHITMFNSPDLTLSESELLQLTLIEIEQILNSNGKTLRDFPTMPYPNMENINLQRRGIMQNKLILDELSYDRVFLAEQHSQYLAQMTSEQKTVYDKIIAAVNSNSGGVFFLYGYGGTGKTFIWKTLSAAIRSKGEIVLTVASSGIASLLLPGGRTAHSRFAIPLTPDEYSTCNIKQGSPLAELISETKLIIWDEAPMMNKFCFEALDRTMRDLLRSTNDSSLSLPFGGKTVVFGGDFRQILPVITKGSRQDIVNASINSSYLWHECQILSLTQNMRLRTSTGIHNSEELKSFATWILNVGDGRLGQLEDGCGLVDIPQELLLTDFNDPIQAIVEAIYTDYLKDYSNIQHLQGRAILAPTISVVEEVNDYMLSLNNNEMKRYLSSDSPCFKEGDNDTLASIHTPEFLASIKSPGLPNHELCFKEGCPVMLIRNIDHSAGLCNGTRLVITRLGNKVIEAKVLSGSNIGEKVFIPRMTLTPSDGKLPFKFQRRQFPLMLSYAITINKSQGQSLNHVGLLLKQPVFTHGQLYVAVSRVTNKDGLKIIISHDQSNNSTSTYNVVYQEVFRNI; this is translated from the exons ATGTCTACAAATTTAGTCAGGGGTTGGAATGTGTCGCTCACATGTCCACCCTACGTTGATAGACTGGATCCTGATTACGTTTTCCTTGATGGTGTTATTTATTGGGTAAGTTGCTTACTTCATGAGGAGGATGTTGACCCTCCATGTATTGTATCATTCTCTGTAGTAACATTTACTTTTCATAAATATTCCCTTCCAACTGAAGCTCATGCCCATTGCCTTAATCTGTTGATCCGAAATGATAAGCTCTGTCTGGCTACAAATAATCATGATGATCAGTCATATAGCTCTACCATTTGGCAAGCTGATGCTATCAATGATGATATTATTTGGAGCAAGCTATATACGTTTAATGGTATTGGGGTTCCTTACATACCAGCACTATTTGTTGATGATAACCTTTTACACATCATGGAAAGGCATCTACCAATGCTGGATATGGATG GCACGGTGGAAGAGGACAATTCTATTTGTGACGATCACGATGAAACACATGAAGACCATG CTGAAGAACCACATAATTTACCGCCTGACACTATGTTGCaaaatgaaagagaag GTTATTTAGATATGGGGGATCCAGATTTTGAGTGCGAGCACTGTGGCGCTAGGTTCTGGTATGATGAACGAATTGATAGACATTATAATTCAAGAAATCCTAAATTCACTTTATGTTGCCGTCGAGGTCAAGTGCAGCTACCAAGACTACAACAACCACCAGAAATTCTTGATGAGTTATTCTTTGGCTCAGATGCAAAAGCTATTCATTTCCAAAATAATACTCGCACATATAATAGCATGTTTGCTTTTACTTCGTTTGGGGGGAAAATAGATAGATCCGTTAACAACAATAGTCGAGGACCCCCTACCTTCATTTTGCATGGTCAGAATTATCACCTTATGGGAAGTTTATTGCCTCAAGAAGGAGCGTCAGCAAAATTTGCTCAACTATACATTTATGACACTCAAAATGAGATTAAAAACCGGACTTCAGTTGTAAG TTCTGACAAAGACGCAGATAAATGGAATGTTCACATAGTTTCAGACATTATACAAATGCTAGATACACATAATGTTCTTACCAAATCTTTTCGTTTGATGCGGGATGTCCTGACTAATAATCCCCAAACAAACGTGCGTCTTAAGCTCATTGGAAAAAGGGGTAGAGATGGAagaacatacaacttgccatcaGTTGATGAGGTTGCAGGCTTGGTTGTCGGAGATTTTGATCCACATACACAAGGAAGGGATATTATTGTTGAAACAAAGTCTGGTGAACTTAAACGGATTTCTGAACTACATCCGTCATACCTAGGATTACAATACCCTTTATTGTTTCCATATGGTGAAGATGGTTGGAGGGAAAAAATTTCATTGAATATAGTTAACACCAATCCTAACAATGAAAGCTCCTATGTAAGTATGAGGGATTTCTTTGCTTTCAGAATACAACATAGAAATTTACGTGAGGGTGTTTTGATCTATTCTCGAAGACTTTTTCAACAATTCATAGTTGATGCCTACTCAATGATTGAAGCTTCTAGGTTGAAATATGTGTactcaaaacaaaaagaatttagAGCTGAAATCTATAAGGGactaaaagatgcaattctcaATGGAGAAACTGAAGCATCTAACATTGGAAAGCGCATTATTCTACCGGCAACCTTTACAGGTGGACCAAGATATATGATCCAAAATTATCAAGATGCAATGGCCATCTGCAGATCAATTGGTTATCCAGatttatttattacatttaCTTGCAATCCACAATGGGAAGAAATCAAACGTTATTGCAAAGAGACCAACTTGAAGCCTGAAGACAGACCTGATGTAATTTGCAGGTTATTCAAAGCAAAGTTGGAGAAGCTTATCAAAGACATtcataaaaatagaatttttggtGTTTCCAAAGCAg TGATATATACCATCGAGTTCCAGAAACGTGGATTGCCACATGCGCATATATTACTATTTCTTGCAGCAGAATATAAATATCCTTCTCCAGAAGATATTGACAAAATCATATCAGCTGAGATCCCAGATCCATTACATGATCCAAATTATTATGAAGCAGTTAAGCATTTTATGGTACATGGGCCATGTGGGCTTGCAAAGAAAAACTCCCCTTGCATGGAAAACGGTCAGTGCATTCGTCATTTTCCAAAAAAATTCGTTGATTTTACTACCATTGATCAAAATGGATATCCAATATATAGGCGTCGAGATGATAATAGAACCATTGAGGTTTCAGGTATTGAGTTGGATAATCGTTATGTTGTGCCTCATAATAGATTCCTATTGTTAAAATATGGTGCTCATATAAATGTTGAGTGGTGCAATCAATCACGTTCAATCAAGTATCTATTCAAGTACATTAACAAAGGAAATGATAGAGTAACAGCATCTTTCTATTCAAATTCAGCAGTTGATCGTCCTAATTTCATTGTAGATGAAATAAAAATGTTTCATGATTGTCGCTACATCTCTCCATGTGAATCTGCTTGGAGGATATTTGCATATGATATACATTATAGGAAACCATCAGTTGAACGGCTGAGTTTTCACTTGCCTGATGAGCAGACAGTTCTATTTGAAGATAACGACACATTGCAAACCACGGTAAACAGAGCAACAATCAAAGAATCAATGTTCATAGCATGGTTCAAAGCAAATGCAACTTATGAATCAGCCAGACTATTAACTTACAATGAATTCCCAACTCATTTTGTCTGGAAACGAAGCATCAGAACTTGGGAACCAAGAAAAAGTGCTCAAGTAATTGGTAGATTATTCTTTGTCCCACCATCATCCGGTGAATTATACTATCTTAGAATGCTATTGAATATTGTAAGAGGTCCAACAAGTTATGAAGATGTTAAAACATACAATGGTGTCATCTACTCTTCATTTAGAGATGCGTGTTATGCACGAGGTTTATTAGATGATGATCAAGAATATGTTGACGCAATTGAAGAAGCAAGTCACTGGGGATCTGGACACTATGTGCGCAAACTTTTTGCAACACTTTTGTGGTCAAACACAATGGTACGACCTGAGGCCGTTTGGGAAAAAAGTTTTGGGCTATTATCAGATGGCATACTACATGATCATATCACCATGTTTAACTCACCAG ATTTGACTCTGTCTGAATCTGAGTTATTACAACTGACTCTGATTGAAATCGAGCAAATACTTAATAGTAACGGAAAGACACTGCGTGATTTTCCAACAATGCCATATCCTAATATGGAAAACATAAACCTTCAACGGCGGGGAATTatgcaaaataaattaatactTGATGAACTATCTTATGATCGTGTTTTCTTAGCAGAACAACACAGTCAATACTTAGCacaaatgacatcggaacagaAGACCGTTTATGATAAAATTATTGCTGCCGTGAACTCAAATTCAGGAGGAGTTTTCTTTTTATATGGATATGGAGGTACAGGTAAGACTTTTATTTGGAAAACATTATCTGCTGCTATTAGGTCAAAAGGTGAAATTGTCTTAACAGTTGCTTCGAGTGGTATAGCATCTCTTTTATTACCTGGAGGAAGAACAGCTCATTCCAGATTTGCAATACCTCTTACTCCTGATGAATATTCTACTTGCAACATTAAACAAGGAAGTCCATTGGCAGAGTTAATTTCTGAAACAAAACTTATTATTTGGGATGAAGCACCAATGATGAATAAGTTCTGTTTTGAAGCACTAGATCGGACTATGAGAGACTTGCTTCGTTCTACTAATGATTCAAGTTTATCATTACCTTTTGGTGGTAAAACTGTAGTCTTTGGCGGAGATTTCAGGCAAATTCTTCCAGTTATCACAAAAGGGTCTCGACAGGACATTGTTAATGCTTCAATTAACTCTTCTTACCTGTGGCATGAGTGCCAAATTTTGAGCTTAACACAGAATATGAGATTAAGAACTTCAACTGGAATTCACAATAGTGAGGAATTGAAATCGTTTGCAACGTGGATCTTGAATGTAGGTGATGGAAGGCTTGGACAACTAGAAGATGGATGTGGGTTAGTTGACATACCACAAGAACTTTTACTGACAGATTTTAATGACCCAATCCAAGCAATTGTTGAAGCAATTTATACTGACTATCTAAAGGACTATTCAAACATACAACATTTGCAAGGAAGGGCTATCCTTGCGCCAACTATTAGCGTTGTTGAAGAAGTTAATGATTACATGCTCTCTTTGAATAACAATGAAATGAAAAGATACCTAAGTTCAGATTCGCCTTGCTTTAAAGAAGGAGATAATGACACATTAGCTAGCATACACACTCCAGAATTTTTAGCAAGTATAAAATCACCAGGTCTCCCAAACCATGAACTCTGTTTTAAAGAAGGTTGTCCTGTAATGTTGATTCGAAATATTGATCATTCAGCCGGTCTGTGTAATGGAACTAGATTGGTTATCACAAGGCTAGGCAACAAAGTAATCGAAGCTAAGGTCTTATCAGGAAGCAATATTGGAGAAAAGGTGTTCATTCCAAGAATGACCTTAACCCCGTCAGATGGAAAATTACCATTCAAATTTCAAAGAAGACAGTTTCCTTTGATGTTATCATATGCAATAACCATAAATAAAAGTCAAGGTCAATCTTTAAATCATGTTGGGTTGCTACTTAAGCAACCTGTTTTTACACATGGACAACTTTATGTAGCTGTTTCAAGAGTTACTAACAAAGATGGACTAAAGATCATAATATCTCATGATCAATCCAACAATTCCACATCAACATATAATGTGGTCTATCAAGAAGTTTTCAGAAATATTTAA